One Shewanella sp. MR-4 DNA window includes the following coding sequences:
- a CDS encoding Na+/H+ antiporter NhaC family protein → MTVVSYADSALSLLPPVVAIVLAIFTRRVLLSLGLGIVIGVLLLNQFSPVASGEFLVNSVKGLFWSEDGVNSWNLYILGFLIVLGMITALITVSGSARAFADWARLHIRNKRDAKLLTMFLGCVVFIDDYFNSLVVGSVARPVTDRYYISRAKLAYLLDSTAAPVCVISPVSSWGAYIIALIGGILTAHGFADSGHLSVFIQMIPMNFYAIFSLLLLLCVAFMGLDIGPMREHELNAQRGNLYDENKGLPPGANADLPEAETGKILGLFLPITVLVFATLYFMIDSGAQVLAKEGIEFNIISAFEKTDVSSSLFFGALIGLAVALVLNLVQGVEKSMVVKGIVQGARSMLPAIYILLFAWTIAGVIGQLETGKFMASLATGNIPFAFLPALMFVLAGLTAFSTGTSWGTFGIMLPIAADMAMGSHTAMMLPMLASVLAGAVFGDHCSPISDTTILSSTGASCHHIDHVVTQLPYAVIVALISMVGYVVLGFTESVNAGLLTCSVLFVLTIIGLQIKSRSLAK, encoded by the coding sequence ATGACTGTAGTAAGTTACGCCGATTCGGCACTTTCTCTGCTGCCGCCTGTGGTCGCAATTGTGTTGGCGATTTTCACTCGCCGCGTTCTCCTTTCCCTCGGTTTAGGTATTGTGATTGGGGTATTATTACTCAATCAATTTTCACCTGTGGCCAGCGGTGAGTTTTTAGTTAACAGTGTAAAAGGACTTTTTTGGTCAGAAGATGGCGTAAATTCTTGGAATTTATACATTCTCGGCTTTTTAATTGTATTAGGGATGATCACTGCGTTAATTACCGTCAGTGGTAGTGCGCGGGCATTTGCCGATTGGGCGCGCCTGCATATTCGCAATAAACGCGATGCCAAATTACTGACCATGTTTTTAGGCTGTGTTGTCTTTATTGACGATTATTTCAATAGCTTAGTCGTTGGTTCTGTCGCAAGACCCGTCACCGACCGTTATTATATTTCCCGCGCTAAGTTAGCCTATTTATTAGATTCTACGGCGGCGCCGGTTTGTGTTATTTCGCCAGTATCCAGTTGGGGCGCTTATATTATTGCGCTGATCGGCGGCATATTAACCGCCCATGGCTTTGCCGATTCTGGGCATTTGAGTGTATTTATTCAAATGATCCCTATGAATTTCTACGCTATTTTTTCTTTATTATTATTACTTTGTGTTGCATTTATGGGCTTGGATATTGGCCCTATGCGTGAGCATGAATTAAATGCACAGCGCGGTAATTTATATGATGAGAATAAAGGATTACCACCCGGGGCGAATGCCGATCTACCCGAAGCCGAAACGGGTAAAATCCTCGGGTTATTCTTACCTATTACCGTGCTGGTATTTGCGACCCTGTATTTTATGATCGATAGTGGTGCTCAGGTATTAGCGAAAGAAGGCATTGAATTTAATATTATTTCCGCTTTTGAGAAAACCGATGTCAGTTCATCACTGTTCTTTGGTGCCCTGATTGGTTTAGCGGTTGCACTGGTGCTTAACCTAGTGCAAGGCGTTGAAAAGTCGATGGTTGTTAAAGGTATAGTGCAGGGCGCTCGCTCTATGCTGCCTGCGATTTATATCCTGTTATTTGCATGGACTATTGCTGGTGTGATTGGCCAGCTTGAAACTGGTAAGTTTATGGCAAGCCTCGCCACAGGGAATATTCCCTTTGCCTTCTTGCCTGCGTTGATGTTTGTGTTAGCGGGTCTAACGGCGTTTTCTACCGGCACCAGTTGGGGCACGTTCGGCATTATGCTGCCGATTGCCGCCGATATGGCGATGGGTAGCCATACGGCCATGATGTTACCTATGCTAGCTTCAGTATTGGCGGGCGCGGTATTTGGTGATCACTGTTCACCGATTTCGGATACCACGATTTTGTCGTCAACCGGCGCGAGCTGCCACCATATCGACCACGTTGTGACTCAGCTGCCTTACGCAGTGATAGTGGCGCTGATCAGCATGGTGGGTTATGTGGTGCTTGGCTTTACTGAATCAGTCAATGCGGGGCTGCTGACCTGTAGTGTATTGTTTGTGTTGACTATCATTGGTTTGCAAATTAAATCAAGAAGTTTGGCGAAATAA